A stretch of the Gracilinanus agilis isolate LMUSP501 chromosome 4, AgileGrace, whole genome shotgun sequence genome encodes the following:
- the DDR1 gene encoding epithelial discoidin domain-containing receptor 1 isoform X4 codes for MGLVILLSLLPVMLIAVGNADMEGHFDPAKCRYALGMQDRTIPDSDISASSSWSDSTAARHSRLESSDGDGAWCPAGPVFPLELEYLQVDLRRLHLVALVGTQGRHAGGLGKEFSPSYRLRYSRDGHRWMDWKDRWGQEVISGNEDTGGVVLKDLGPPMVARLVRFFPRADRVMSVCLRVELYGCLWRDGLLSYTAPVGQTMYLTEAVHLNDSTYDGHIVDGLQYGGLGQLADGVVGLDDFRQSQELRVWPGYDYVGWNNNSFPNGYIEMEFEFDRLRVFQAMQVHCNNMHTLGARLPGGVECRFKRSPATAWEGDPVYQALGGSLGDPRARPVVVLLGDHVGRFLQCRFRFTGAWLLFSEISFLSNIVNESSPALGGTRPPAPWWPPGPVSTNFSSLELEPRGQQPVAKAEGSPTAILIGCLVAIILLLLLIIALMLWRQHWRRLLGKAERRVSEEELTVHLSVPGDTVLINNRPGPREPPPYQEPRPRGNPPHPVPSAPNGSAMLLSNPAYRLLLATYARPPRGFGPPTPAWAKPTNTQAYHGDYMEPEKPCAPLLPPPSQSSVPHYAEADIVTLQGVTGGNTYAVPALPPGATGDGPPRGDFPRSRLRFKEKLGEGQFGEVHLCEVESPQDLLNLEFPLNVRKGRPLLVAVKILRPDATKNARNDFLKEVKIMSRLKDPNIIRLLGVCVQDDPLCMITDYMENGDLNQFLSAHQLEDKAVDGSPGDGGTTQGPTISYAMLLHVAAQIASGMRYLATLNFVHRDLATRNCLVGEHFTIKIADFGMSRNLYAGDYYRVQGRAVLPIRWMAWECILMGKFTTASDVWAFGVTLWEVLMLCRAQPFGQLTDEQVIENAGEFFRDQGRQVYLARPDACPLGLYELMLQCWSREPEERPPFPQLHRYLTEDALNMV; via the exons ATGGGGCTGGTTATTTTGTTGTCTTTGCTGCCAGTGATGCTGATAGCAGTTGGAAATGCTGATATGGAAGGACACTTTGATCCTG CCAAATGCCGCTATGCCCTGGGTATGCAAGACCGAACCATTCCAGACAGTGACATCTCTGCTTCTAGTTCCTGGTCAGACTCTACTGCTGCTCGACACAGCAG atTAGAGAGCAGTGATGGAGATGGGGCATGGTGTCCAGCGGGTCCTGTGTTTCCATTGGAATTAGAATACCTGCAAGTGGACCTTCGACGGCTACACTTGGTGGCCCTAGTGGGGACCCAAGGACGACATGCTGGGGGGTTAGGCAAGGAATTTTCTCCTAGTTATCGACTGAGATACTCCCGTGATGGTCACCGATGGATGGACTGGAAGGACCGATGGGGCCAGGAG GTGATCTCAGGGAATGAGGACACTGGTGGAGTGGTGTTGAAGGACTTGGGACCCCCCATGGTGGCCCGTCTTGTCCGATTCTTTCCCAGGGCTGATAGAGTCATGAGTGTCTGTCTTCGAGTGGAATTATATGGCTGCCTCTGGAGGG ATGGACTGCTCTCCTACACAGCCCCTGTGGGGCAGACTATGTACCTGACTGAGGCCGTGCATCTCAATGATTCCACCTATGATGGACACATAGTTGATGG CTTGCAATATGGAGGTCTGGGCCAGTTGGCAGATGGTGTGGTGGGGTTGGATGACTTCAGGCAGAGTCAGGAGCTGCGTGTGTGGCCAGGCTATGACTATGTAGGATGGAATAACAACAGCTTCCCCAATGGCTATATCGAGATGGAATTTGAGTTTGACCGACTACGGGTTTTCCAGGCCATGCAG GTCCACTGTAACAACATGCACACTCTGGGTGCCCGACTCCCTGGTGGGGTGGAGTGCCGCTTTAAGAGAAGCCCAGCCACCGCCTGGGAGGGAGATCCAGTCTATCAAGCCTTAGGAGGAAGTCTAGGGGATCCCAGAGCCCGGCCTGTTGTTGTGCTCTTGGGGGACCACGTCGGTCGATTTCTGCAGTGCCGTTTCCGTTTTACCGGGGCCTGGCTGCTCTTCAGCGaaatctccttcctttcta ATATTGTGAATGAATCCTCTCCAGCTTTGGGTGGCACGCGACCACCTGCCCCTTGGTGGCCCCCAGGCCCAGTTTCCACCAACTTCAGCAGCTTGG AGCTGGAGCCTCGGGGGCAGCAGCCTGTGGCCAAAGCAGAAGGCAGCCCCACAGCCATACTGATTGGCTGCCTGGTGGCTATCATCTTGCTGCTACTACTGATCATCGCTCTCATGCTTTGGAGGCAGCATTGGCGAAGGCTACTTGGCAAG GCTGAGAGACGAGTATCAGAGGAAGAGCTGACAGTTCATCTCTCTGTCCCTGGAGACACTGTACTCATCAATAACCGTCCAGGACCTCGAGAACCACCCCCTTATCAAGAACCTCGACCCCGTGGGAATCCACCTCACCCTGTTCCCAGTGCCCCTAATGGCTCTG CGATGCTGCTCTCCAATCCAGCCTACCGCCTCCTCCTGGCTACTTACGCCCGTCCCCCCCGAGGCTTTGGCCCCCCCACACCCGCCTGGGCCAAACCCACCAACACCCAGG CCTACCATGGAGACTACATGGAACCAGAGAAGCCGTGCGCCCCACTGTTGCCTCCACCTTCCCAGAGCAGTGTCCCCCACTATGCTGAGGCTGACATCGTCACTCTACAGGGTGTCACTGGGGGAAACACCTATGCTGTCCCTGCACTGCCTCCAGGGGCTACAGGTGATGGCCCTCCCCGAGGGGATTTCCCCCGATCCCGGCTCCGCTTCAAGGAGAAGCTAGGTGAAGGCCAGTTCGGGGAG GTACATTTATGTGAGGTAGAAAGTCCCCAGGATTTGCTCAACCTAGAGTTCCCTCTCAATGTAAGAAAGGGGCGCCCCTTGCTGGTGGCTGTCAAGATCCTTCGCCCAGATGCCACAAAGAATGCCAG GAACGATTTCCTGAAAGAGGTGAAGATCATGTCAAGGTTGAAGGATCCTAACATAATTCGGCTGCTAGGGGTGTGTGTGCAGGATGATCCTCTCTGTATGATTACTGACTACATGGAGAATGGTGACCTTAATCAGTTCCTCAGTGCCCATCAATTAGAGGACAAAGCTGTAGATGGCAGCCCAGGAGATGGGGGAACCACTCAGGGGCCCACTATCAG CTATGCAATGCTGCTTCACGTGGCAGCCCAGATTGCTTCGGGCATGCGTTATCTTGCCACACTCAATTTTGTGCACCGGGATCTAGCCACAAGGAACTGCTTGGTGGGTGAACATTTCACCATCAAAATTGCTGACTTTGGAATGAGCCGAAACCTCTATGCTGGGGATTATTACCGTGTGCAGGGCCGAGCTGTGCTACCCATCCGATGGATGGCTTGGGAGTGCATTCTTATG GGAAAGTTCACAACAGCCAGTGATGTGTGGGCCTTTGGAGTGACCTTATGGGAGGTGTTGATGCTGTGTCGAGCTCAGCCTTTTGGGCAGCTTACTGATGAGCAAGTCATTGAGAATGCTGGGGAGTTCTTCAGGGACCAAGGCCGGCAG GTGTATCTGGCTCGCCCTGATGCCTGCCCTTTGGGACTCTATGAACTGATGCTTCAGTGTTGGAGCCGAGAACCAGAGGAACGACCCCCTTTTCCTCAGCTACACCGATATCTGACAGAAGATGCCCTTAATATGGTTTGA
- the DDR1 gene encoding epithelial discoidin domain-containing receptor 1 isoform X5, whose protein sequence is MGLVILLSLLPVMLIAVGNADMEGHFDPAKCRYALGMQDRTIPDSDISASSSWSDSTAARHSRLESSDGDGAWCPAGPVFPLELEYLQVDLRRLHLVALVGTQGRHAGGLGKEFSPSYRLRYSRDGHRWMDWKDRWGQEVISGNEDTGGVVLKDLGPPMVARLVRFFPRADRVMSVCLRVELYGCLWRDGLLSYTAPVGQTMYLTEAVHLNDSTYDGHIVDGLQYGGLGQLADGVVGLDDFRQSQELRVWPGYDYVGWNNNSFPNGYIEMEFEFDRLRVFQAMQVHCNNMHTLGARLPGGVECRFKRSPATAWEGDPVYQALGGSLGDPRARPVVVLLGDHVGRFLQCRFRFTGAWLLFSEISFLSNIVNESSPALGGTRPPAPWWPPGPVSTNFSSLELEPRGQQPVAKAEGSPTAILIGCLVAIILLLLLIIALMLWRQHWRRLLGKAERRVSEEELTVHLSVPGDTVLINNRPGPREPPPYQEPRPRGNPPHPVPSAPNGSAYHGDYMEPEKPCAPLLPPPSQSSVPHYAEADIVTLQGVTGGNTYAVPALPPGATGDGPPRGDFPRSRLRFKEKLGEGQFGEVHLCEVESPQDLLNLEFPLNVRKGRPLLVAVKILRPDATKNARNDFLKEVKIMSRLKDPNIIRLLGVCVQDDPLCMITDYMENGDLNQFLSAHQLEDKAVDGSPGDGGTTQGPTISYAMLLHVAAQIASGMRYLATLNFVHRDLATRNCLVGEHFTIKIADFGMSRNLYAGDYYRVQGRAVLPIRWMAWECILMGKFTTASDVWAFGVTLWEVLMLCRAQPFGQLTDEQVIENAGEFFRDQGRQVYLARPDACPLGLYELMLQCWSREPEERPPFPQLHRYLTEDALNMV, encoded by the exons ATGGGGCTGGTTATTTTGTTGTCTTTGCTGCCAGTGATGCTGATAGCAGTTGGAAATGCTGATATGGAAGGACACTTTGATCCTG CCAAATGCCGCTATGCCCTGGGTATGCAAGACCGAACCATTCCAGACAGTGACATCTCTGCTTCTAGTTCCTGGTCAGACTCTACTGCTGCTCGACACAGCAG atTAGAGAGCAGTGATGGAGATGGGGCATGGTGTCCAGCGGGTCCTGTGTTTCCATTGGAATTAGAATACCTGCAAGTGGACCTTCGACGGCTACACTTGGTGGCCCTAGTGGGGACCCAAGGACGACATGCTGGGGGGTTAGGCAAGGAATTTTCTCCTAGTTATCGACTGAGATACTCCCGTGATGGTCACCGATGGATGGACTGGAAGGACCGATGGGGCCAGGAG GTGATCTCAGGGAATGAGGACACTGGTGGAGTGGTGTTGAAGGACTTGGGACCCCCCATGGTGGCCCGTCTTGTCCGATTCTTTCCCAGGGCTGATAGAGTCATGAGTGTCTGTCTTCGAGTGGAATTATATGGCTGCCTCTGGAGGG ATGGACTGCTCTCCTACACAGCCCCTGTGGGGCAGACTATGTACCTGACTGAGGCCGTGCATCTCAATGATTCCACCTATGATGGACACATAGTTGATGG CTTGCAATATGGAGGTCTGGGCCAGTTGGCAGATGGTGTGGTGGGGTTGGATGACTTCAGGCAGAGTCAGGAGCTGCGTGTGTGGCCAGGCTATGACTATGTAGGATGGAATAACAACAGCTTCCCCAATGGCTATATCGAGATGGAATTTGAGTTTGACCGACTACGGGTTTTCCAGGCCATGCAG GTCCACTGTAACAACATGCACACTCTGGGTGCCCGACTCCCTGGTGGGGTGGAGTGCCGCTTTAAGAGAAGCCCAGCCACCGCCTGGGAGGGAGATCCAGTCTATCAAGCCTTAGGAGGAAGTCTAGGGGATCCCAGAGCCCGGCCTGTTGTTGTGCTCTTGGGGGACCACGTCGGTCGATTTCTGCAGTGCCGTTTCCGTTTTACCGGGGCCTGGCTGCTCTTCAGCGaaatctccttcctttcta ATATTGTGAATGAATCCTCTCCAGCTTTGGGTGGCACGCGACCACCTGCCCCTTGGTGGCCCCCAGGCCCAGTTTCCACCAACTTCAGCAGCTTGG AGCTGGAGCCTCGGGGGCAGCAGCCTGTGGCCAAAGCAGAAGGCAGCCCCACAGCCATACTGATTGGCTGCCTGGTGGCTATCATCTTGCTGCTACTACTGATCATCGCTCTCATGCTTTGGAGGCAGCATTGGCGAAGGCTACTTGGCAAG GCTGAGAGACGAGTATCAGAGGAAGAGCTGACAGTTCATCTCTCTGTCCCTGGAGACACTGTACTCATCAATAACCGTCCAGGACCTCGAGAACCACCCCCTTATCAAGAACCTCGACCCCGTGGGAATCCACCTCACCCTGTTCCCAGTGCCCCTAATGGCTCTG CCTACCATGGAGACTACATGGAACCAGAGAAGCCGTGCGCCCCACTGTTGCCTCCACCTTCCCAGAGCAGTGTCCCCCACTATGCTGAGGCTGACATCGTCACTCTACAGGGTGTCACTGGGGGAAACACCTATGCTGTCCCTGCACTGCCTCCAGGGGCTACAGGTGATGGCCCTCCCCGAGGGGATTTCCCCCGATCCCGGCTCCGCTTCAAGGAGAAGCTAGGTGAAGGCCAGTTCGGGGAG GTACATTTATGTGAGGTAGAAAGTCCCCAGGATTTGCTCAACCTAGAGTTCCCTCTCAATGTAAGAAAGGGGCGCCCCTTGCTGGTGGCTGTCAAGATCCTTCGCCCAGATGCCACAAAGAATGCCAG GAACGATTTCCTGAAAGAGGTGAAGATCATGTCAAGGTTGAAGGATCCTAACATAATTCGGCTGCTAGGGGTGTGTGTGCAGGATGATCCTCTCTGTATGATTACTGACTACATGGAGAATGGTGACCTTAATCAGTTCCTCAGTGCCCATCAATTAGAGGACAAAGCTGTAGATGGCAGCCCAGGAGATGGGGGAACCACTCAGGGGCCCACTATCAG CTATGCAATGCTGCTTCACGTGGCAGCCCAGATTGCTTCGGGCATGCGTTATCTTGCCACACTCAATTTTGTGCACCGGGATCTAGCCACAAGGAACTGCTTGGTGGGTGAACATTTCACCATCAAAATTGCTGACTTTGGAATGAGCCGAAACCTCTATGCTGGGGATTATTACCGTGTGCAGGGCCGAGCTGTGCTACCCATCCGATGGATGGCTTGGGAGTGCATTCTTATG GGAAAGTTCACAACAGCCAGTGATGTGTGGGCCTTTGGAGTGACCTTATGGGAGGTGTTGATGCTGTGTCGAGCTCAGCCTTTTGGGCAGCTTACTGATGAGCAAGTCATTGAGAATGCTGGGGAGTTCTTCAGGGACCAAGGCCGGCAG GTGTATCTGGCTCGCCCTGATGCCTGCCCTTTGGGACTCTATGAACTGATGCTTCAGTGTTGGAGCCGAGAACCAGAGGAACGACCCCCTTTTCCTCAGCTACACCGATATCTGACAGAAGATGCCCTTAATATGGTTTGA
- the DDR1 gene encoding epithelial discoidin domain-containing receptor 1 isoform X3 encodes MGLVILLSLLPVMLIAVGNADMEGHFDPAKCRYALGMQDRTIPDSDISASSSWSDSTAARHSRLESSDGDGAWCPAGPVFPLELEYLQVDLRRLHLVALVGTQGRHAGGLGKEFSPSYRLRYSRDGHRWMDWKDRWGQEVISGNEDTGGVVLKDLGPPMVARLVRFFPRADRVMSVCLRVELYGCLWRDGLLSYTAPVGQTMYLTEAVHLNDSTYDGHIVDGLQYGGLGQLADGVVGLDDFRQSQELRVWPGYDYVGWNNNSFPNGYIEMEFEFDRLRVFQAMQVHCNNMHTLGARLPGGVECRFKRSPATAWEGDPVYQALGGSLGDPRARPVVVLLGDHVGRFLQCRFRFTGAWLLFSEISFLSNIVNESSPALGGTRPPAPWWPPGPVSTNFSSLELEPRGQQPVAKAEGSPTAILIGCLVAIILLLLLIIALMLWRQHWRRLLGKDLENHPLIKNLDPVGIHLTLFPVPLMALVHLCEVESPQDLLNLEFPLNVRKGRPLLVAVKILRPDATKNARNDFLKEVKIMSRLKDPNIIRLLGVCVQDDPLCMITDYMENGDLNQFLSAHQLEDKAVDGSPGDGGTTQGPTISYAMLLHVAAQIASGMRYLATLNFVHRDLATRNCLVGEHFTIKIADFGMSRNLYAGDYYRVQGRAVLPIRWMAWECILMGKFTTASDVWAFGVTLWEVLMLCRAQPFGQLTDEQVIENAGEFFRDQGRQVYLARPDACPLGLYELMLQCWSREPEERPPFPQLHRYLTEDALNMV; translated from the exons ATGGGGCTGGTTATTTTGTTGTCTTTGCTGCCAGTGATGCTGATAGCAGTTGGAAATGCTGATATGGAAGGACACTTTGATCCTG CCAAATGCCGCTATGCCCTGGGTATGCAAGACCGAACCATTCCAGACAGTGACATCTCTGCTTCTAGTTCCTGGTCAGACTCTACTGCTGCTCGACACAGCAG atTAGAGAGCAGTGATGGAGATGGGGCATGGTGTCCAGCGGGTCCTGTGTTTCCATTGGAATTAGAATACCTGCAAGTGGACCTTCGACGGCTACACTTGGTGGCCCTAGTGGGGACCCAAGGACGACATGCTGGGGGGTTAGGCAAGGAATTTTCTCCTAGTTATCGACTGAGATACTCCCGTGATGGTCACCGATGGATGGACTGGAAGGACCGATGGGGCCAGGAG GTGATCTCAGGGAATGAGGACACTGGTGGAGTGGTGTTGAAGGACTTGGGACCCCCCATGGTGGCCCGTCTTGTCCGATTCTTTCCCAGGGCTGATAGAGTCATGAGTGTCTGTCTTCGAGTGGAATTATATGGCTGCCTCTGGAGGG ATGGACTGCTCTCCTACACAGCCCCTGTGGGGCAGACTATGTACCTGACTGAGGCCGTGCATCTCAATGATTCCACCTATGATGGACACATAGTTGATGG CTTGCAATATGGAGGTCTGGGCCAGTTGGCAGATGGTGTGGTGGGGTTGGATGACTTCAGGCAGAGTCAGGAGCTGCGTGTGTGGCCAGGCTATGACTATGTAGGATGGAATAACAACAGCTTCCCCAATGGCTATATCGAGATGGAATTTGAGTTTGACCGACTACGGGTTTTCCAGGCCATGCAG GTCCACTGTAACAACATGCACACTCTGGGTGCCCGACTCCCTGGTGGGGTGGAGTGCCGCTTTAAGAGAAGCCCAGCCACCGCCTGGGAGGGAGATCCAGTCTATCAAGCCTTAGGAGGAAGTCTAGGGGATCCCAGAGCCCGGCCTGTTGTTGTGCTCTTGGGGGACCACGTCGGTCGATTTCTGCAGTGCCGTTTCCGTTTTACCGGGGCCTGGCTGCTCTTCAGCGaaatctccttcctttcta ATATTGTGAATGAATCCTCTCCAGCTTTGGGTGGCACGCGACCACCTGCCCCTTGGTGGCCCCCAGGCCCAGTTTCCACCAACTTCAGCAGCTTGG AGCTGGAGCCTCGGGGGCAGCAGCCTGTGGCCAAAGCAGAAGGCAGCCCCACAGCCATACTGATTGGCTGCCTGGTGGCTATCATCTTGCTGCTACTACTGATCATCGCTCTCATGCTTTGGAGGCAGCATTGGCGAAGGCTACTTGGCAAG GACCTCGAGAACCACCCCCTTATCAAGAACCTCGACCCCGTGGGAATCCACCTCACCCTGTTCCCAGTGCCCCTAATGGCTCTG GTACATTTATGTGAGGTAGAAAGTCCCCAGGATTTGCTCAACCTAGAGTTCCCTCTCAATGTAAGAAAGGGGCGCCCCTTGCTGGTGGCTGTCAAGATCCTTCGCCCAGATGCCACAAAGAATGCCAG GAACGATTTCCTGAAAGAGGTGAAGATCATGTCAAGGTTGAAGGATCCTAACATAATTCGGCTGCTAGGGGTGTGTGTGCAGGATGATCCTCTCTGTATGATTACTGACTACATGGAGAATGGTGACCTTAATCAGTTCCTCAGTGCCCATCAATTAGAGGACAAAGCTGTAGATGGCAGCCCAGGAGATGGGGGAACCACTCAGGGGCCCACTATCAG CTATGCAATGCTGCTTCACGTGGCAGCCCAGATTGCTTCGGGCATGCGTTATCTTGCCACACTCAATTTTGTGCACCGGGATCTAGCCACAAGGAACTGCTTGGTGGGTGAACATTTCACCATCAAAATTGCTGACTTTGGAATGAGCCGAAACCTCTATGCTGGGGATTATTACCGTGTGCAGGGCCGAGCTGTGCTACCCATCCGATGGATGGCTTGGGAGTGCATTCTTATG GGAAAGTTCACAACAGCCAGTGATGTGTGGGCCTTTGGAGTGACCTTATGGGAGGTGTTGATGCTGTGTCGAGCTCAGCCTTTTGGGCAGCTTACTGATGAGCAAGTCATTGAGAATGCTGGGGAGTTCTTCAGGGACCAAGGCCGGCAG GTGTATCTGGCTCGCCCTGATGCCTGCCCTTTGGGACTCTATGAACTGATGCTTCAGTGTTGGAGCCGAGAACCAGAGGAACGACCCCCTTTTCCTCAGCTACACCGATATCTGACAGAAGATGCCCTTAATATGGTTTGA
- the DDR1 gene encoding epithelial discoidin domain-containing receptor 1 isoform X1, producing MGLVILLSLLPVMLIAVGNADMEGHFDPAKCRYALGMQDRTIPDSDISASSSWSDSTAARHSRLESSDGDGAWCPAGPVFPLELEYLQVDLRRLHLVALVGTQGRHAGGLGKEFSPSYRLRYSRDGHRWMDWKDRWGQEVISGNEDTGGVVLKDLGPPMVARLVRFFPRADRVMSVCLRVELYGCLWRDGLLSYTAPVGQTMYLTEAVHLNDSTYDGHIVDGLQYGGLGQLADGVVGLDDFRQSQELRVWPGYDYVGWNNNSFPNGYIEMEFEFDRLRVFQAMQVHCNNMHTLGARLPGGVECRFKRSPATAWEGDPVYQALGGSLGDPRARPVVVLLGDHVGRFLQCRFRFTGAWLLFSEISFLSNIVNESSPALGGTRPPAPWWPPGPVSTNFSSLELEPRGQQPVAKAEGSPTAILIGCLVAIILLLLLIIALMLWRQHWRRLLGKAERRVSEEELTVHLSVPGDTVLINNRPGPREPPPYQEPRPRGNPPHPVPSAPNGSAMLLSNPAYRLLLATYARPPRGFGPPTPAWAKPTNTQAYHGDYMEPEKPCAPLLPPPSQSSVPHYAEADIVTLQGVTGGNTYAVPALPPGATGDGPPRGDFPRSRLRFKEKLGEGQFGEVHLCEVESPQDLLNLEFPLNVRKGRPLLVAVKILRPDATKNASSPLFSRNDFLKEVKIMSRLKDPNIIRLLGVCVQDDPLCMITDYMENGDLNQFLSAHQLEDKAVDGSPGDGGTTQGPTISYAMLLHVAAQIASGMRYLATLNFVHRDLATRNCLVGEHFTIKIADFGMSRNLYAGDYYRVQGRAVLPIRWMAWECILMGKFTTASDVWAFGVTLWEVLMLCRAQPFGQLTDEQVIENAGEFFRDQGRQVYLARPDACPLGLYELMLQCWSREPEERPPFPQLHRYLTEDALNMV from the exons ATGGGGCTGGTTATTTTGTTGTCTTTGCTGCCAGTGATGCTGATAGCAGTTGGAAATGCTGATATGGAAGGACACTTTGATCCTG CCAAATGCCGCTATGCCCTGGGTATGCAAGACCGAACCATTCCAGACAGTGACATCTCTGCTTCTAGTTCCTGGTCAGACTCTACTGCTGCTCGACACAGCAG atTAGAGAGCAGTGATGGAGATGGGGCATGGTGTCCAGCGGGTCCTGTGTTTCCATTGGAATTAGAATACCTGCAAGTGGACCTTCGACGGCTACACTTGGTGGCCCTAGTGGGGACCCAAGGACGACATGCTGGGGGGTTAGGCAAGGAATTTTCTCCTAGTTATCGACTGAGATACTCCCGTGATGGTCACCGATGGATGGACTGGAAGGACCGATGGGGCCAGGAG GTGATCTCAGGGAATGAGGACACTGGTGGAGTGGTGTTGAAGGACTTGGGACCCCCCATGGTGGCCCGTCTTGTCCGATTCTTTCCCAGGGCTGATAGAGTCATGAGTGTCTGTCTTCGAGTGGAATTATATGGCTGCCTCTGGAGGG ATGGACTGCTCTCCTACACAGCCCCTGTGGGGCAGACTATGTACCTGACTGAGGCCGTGCATCTCAATGATTCCACCTATGATGGACACATAGTTGATGG CTTGCAATATGGAGGTCTGGGCCAGTTGGCAGATGGTGTGGTGGGGTTGGATGACTTCAGGCAGAGTCAGGAGCTGCGTGTGTGGCCAGGCTATGACTATGTAGGATGGAATAACAACAGCTTCCCCAATGGCTATATCGAGATGGAATTTGAGTTTGACCGACTACGGGTTTTCCAGGCCATGCAG GTCCACTGTAACAACATGCACACTCTGGGTGCCCGACTCCCTGGTGGGGTGGAGTGCCGCTTTAAGAGAAGCCCAGCCACCGCCTGGGAGGGAGATCCAGTCTATCAAGCCTTAGGAGGAAGTCTAGGGGATCCCAGAGCCCGGCCTGTTGTTGTGCTCTTGGGGGACCACGTCGGTCGATTTCTGCAGTGCCGTTTCCGTTTTACCGGGGCCTGGCTGCTCTTCAGCGaaatctccttcctttcta ATATTGTGAATGAATCCTCTCCAGCTTTGGGTGGCACGCGACCACCTGCCCCTTGGTGGCCCCCAGGCCCAGTTTCCACCAACTTCAGCAGCTTGG AGCTGGAGCCTCGGGGGCAGCAGCCTGTGGCCAAAGCAGAAGGCAGCCCCACAGCCATACTGATTGGCTGCCTGGTGGCTATCATCTTGCTGCTACTACTGATCATCGCTCTCATGCTTTGGAGGCAGCATTGGCGAAGGCTACTTGGCAAG GCTGAGAGACGAGTATCAGAGGAAGAGCTGACAGTTCATCTCTCTGTCCCTGGAGACACTGTACTCATCAATAACCGTCCAGGACCTCGAGAACCACCCCCTTATCAAGAACCTCGACCCCGTGGGAATCCACCTCACCCTGTTCCCAGTGCCCCTAATGGCTCTG CGATGCTGCTCTCCAATCCAGCCTACCGCCTCCTCCTGGCTACTTACGCCCGTCCCCCCCGAGGCTTTGGCCCCCCCACACCCGCCTGGGCCAAACCCACCAACACCCAGG CCTACCATGGAGACTACATGGAACCAGAGAAGCCGTGCGCCCCACTGTTGCCTCCACCTTCCCAGAGCAGTGTCCCCCACTATGCTGAGGCTGACATCGTCACTCTACAGGGTGTCACTGGGGGAAACACCTATGCTGTCCCTGCACTGCCTCCAGGGGCTACAGGTGATGGCCCTCCCCGAGGGGATTTCCCCCGATCCCGGCTCCGCTTCAAGGAGAAGCTAGGTGAAGGCCAGTTCGGGGAG GTACATTTATGTGAGGTAGAAAGTCCCCAGGATTTGCTCAACCTAGAGTTCCCTCTCAATGTAAGAAAGGGGCGCCCCTTGCTGGTGGCTGTCAAGATCCTTCGCCCAGATGCCACAAAGAATGC ATCTTCTCCTCTATTCTCTAGGAACGATTTCCTGAAAGAGGTGAAGATCATGTCAAGGTTGAAGGATCCTAACATAATTCGGCTGCTAGGGGTGTGTGTGCAGGATGATCCTCTCTGTATGATTACTGACTACATGGAGAATGGTGACCTTAATCAGTTCCTCAGTGCCCATCAATTAGAGGACAAAGCTGTAGATGGCAGCCCAGGAGATGGGGGAACCACTCAGGGGCCCACTATCAG CTATGCAATGCTGCTTCACGTGGCAGCCCAGATTGCTTCGGGCATGCGTTATCTTGCCACACTCAATTTTGTGCACCGGGATCTAGCCACAAGGAACTGCTTGGTGGGTGAACATTTCACCATCAAAATTGCTGACTTTGGAATGAGCCGAAACCTCTATGCTGGGGATTATTACCGTGTGCAGGGCCGAGCTGTGCTACCCATCCGATGGATGGCTTGGGAGTGCATTCTTATG GGAAAGTTCACAACAGCCAGTGATGTGTGGGCCTTTGGAGTGACCTTATGGGAGGTGTTGATGCTGTGTCGAGCTCAGCCTTTTGGGCAGCTTACTGATGAGCAAGTCATTGAGAATGCTGGGGAGTTCTTCAGGGACCAAGGCCGGCAG GTGTATCTGGCTCGCCCTGATGCCTGCCCTTTGGGACTCTATGAACTGATGCTTCAGTGTTGGAGCCGAGAACCAGAGGAACGACCCCCTTTTCCTCAGCTACACCGATATCTGACAGAAGATGCCCTTAATATGGTTTGA